Proteins from a genomic interval of Bifidobacterium longum subsp. infantis ATCC 15697 = JCM 1222 = DSM 20088:
- a CDS encoding ACT domain-containing protein: MNKAIITVVGQDTVGIIARVCTYLSEHQVNVLDISQTIIDGYFNMMMIVDYANADKDFGAMVGNLEDLGDDIGVRIRCQREEIFTKMHRI, encoded by the coding sequence ATGAACAAGGCAATCATCACCGTCGTCGGTCAGGATACTGTCGGCATCATCGCACGCGTCTGCACATACCTTTCCGAACATCAGGTCAACGTGCTTGACATTTCCCAGACCATCATCGACGGTTACTTCAACATGATGATGATTGTCGACTACGCCAACGCGGACAAGGACTTCGGCGCGATGGTCGGCAACCTTGAGGACCTCGGCGACGACATCGGCGTGCGCATCCGCTGCCAGCGTGAGGAAATCTTCACCAAGATGCACCGTATTTGA
- a CDS encoding PFL family protein, giving the protein MLNIMEVHETNQMIEQEKLDVRTITMGISLLDCASDDVDKTCDNIYRKITTYAKDLVSTGKAIERDYGIPIVNKRITVTPISLVGASSCKTSEDFVKIAHALDKAAKEVGVDLIGGYSALVSKSMTPAEELLIRSLPQALSETDIVCSSVNVGSTKTGIDMNAVELLGHIIKDVAERTADNDSYGCVKFVAFCNVPDDNPFMAGGFHGVTEGDAVINVGVSGPGVVSRALDAAKGKDFEFLCETIKRTAFKITRVGQLVAQEASRRLGIPFGIIDLSLAPTPAVGDSVGEVLEKIGLEQVGAPGTTAALAMLNDQVKKGGIMASSYVGGLSGAFIPVSEDKNMIDAASSGCLTLEKLEAMTCVCSVGLDMIAIPGDTSASTISGLIADEAAIGMVNQKTTAVRVIPVEGKGVGEMANFGGLMGYAPIIPVNQTSCEAFVTRGGRIPAPIHSFKN; this is encoded by the coding sequence ATGCTGAACATCATGGAGGTCCACGAGACCAATCAGATGATCGAGCAGGAGAAGCTCGACGTCCGCACCATCACCATGGGCATCTCGTTGCTCGACTGCGCCTCGGACGATGTCGACAAGACCTGCGACAACATCTACCGCAAGATCACTACCTATGCCAAGGACCTCGTTTCCACCGGCAAGGCCATCGAACGCGACTACGGCATCCCGATCGTCAACAAGCGCATCACCGTCACCCCGATCTCGCTGGTCGGTGCCAGCTCCTGCAAGACGAGCGAGGACTTCGTCAAGATCGCCCACGCGCTTGACAAGGCAGCCAAGGAAGTCGGCGTCGACCTGATCGGCGGCTACTCCGCACTCGTCTCCAAGTCCATGACCCCGGCCGAGGAGTTGCTCATCCGCTCCCTGCCGCAAGCCCTTTCCGAGACCGACATCGTCTGCTCGTCCGTGAACGTCGGCTCCACCAAGACCGGCATCGACATGAACGCGGTCGAACTGCTCGGCCACATCATCAAGGACGTTGCCGAGCGCACCGCCGACAACGACTCCTACGGCTGCGTCAAGTTCGTGGCCTTCTGCAACGTGCCTGACGACAACCCGTTCATGGCCGGCGGCTTCCACGGCGTCACCGAAGGCGACGCGGTCATCAACGTCGGCGTCTCCGGCCCCGGCGTGGTCTCCCGCGCGCTCGATGCGGCCAAGGGCAAGGACTTCGAATTCCTGTGCGAGACCATCAAGCGCACCGCGTTCAAGATCACGCGCGTGGGTCAGCTTGTGGCTCAGGAGGCTTCCCGCCGCCTCGGCATCCCGTTCGGCATCATCGACCTGTCGCTCGCCCCGACCCCGGCCGTGGGCGACTCCGTGGGTGAAGTGCTGGAGAAGATCGGCCTCGAACAGGTTGGCGCACCGGGCACTACCGCGGCGCTCGCCATGCTCAACGACCAGGTGAAGAAGGGCGGCATTATGGCGTCCTCCTACGTGGGCGGCTTGTCCGGCGCGTTCATCCCGGTCTCCGAAGACAAGAACATGATCGACGCGGCTTCTTCCGGTTGCCTGACCCTCGAGAAGCTTGAGGCCATGACCTGCGTATGCTCGGTGGGCCTCGACATGATCGCCATTCCGGGCGATACCTCTGCTTCCACCATCTCCGGCCTGATCGCCGACGAAGCCGCCATCGGCATGGTCAACCAGAAGACCACCGCCGTGCGCGTGATTCCGGTGGAAGGCAAAGGCGTAGGGGAGATGGCCAACTTCGGCGGCCTGATGGGCTATGCGCCGATCATTCCGGTGAACCAGACCAGCTGCGAGGCTTTCGTGACCCGTGGCGGCCGAATCCCTGCGCCGATTCACAGCTTCAAGAACTGA